The Helianthus annuus cultivar XRQ/B chromosome 15, HanXRQr2.0-SUNRISE, whole genome shotgun sequence genomic sequence CCTGTAAACGAAGATGGAAGGAAAATACGTTTTCCAACCTTAGACAAATCTTGTTGGCCGTTATATATTAGTTTGCGGATACTCTCGTATGTATCAGACCTGAGATCATGTTGCTGAAATCTTATAAAGTTAAGTCGCTCGCTCTCGATCATCGTATAAGCATCAACCAAGAACTGTTGGAATAGCCGTCGAGAATTTAGAATTAATGAAAATTGGTTACTACGATCTTGTACACGATACGCAAAGAACTCTCTCATTGTACAATTCGGACGTTTCTTGTTAGTAACATCAATGACACCCCTATGGGGTATGTCAATTCTGTAACCGTCGTCTCCATATGGGAACAAAATAGGATACTGAAGTGCAAGATAGGAAGGATGCAACTCACTTATTCTTTTTAATGACCCTGTTTGTATCTCGACAACGATATCTCTATTCTCAAGAGCGTTATCAATATCTCCAATAATAAGAGCGGCAACCTCAGAGGAAGTAGGTAAGTTATAAGTCCGACCATCTTGTTCTCTTTTCCCAATAAGGCGAAGCTTTAAAGTAGTATTAGAATTCTGTTGGAAGCAATCTCTAACCATCCTATAAATTTTCACAAGCACATTGTTGGCATCCAACATTGCTTTGATTTGTTGTATCAGCTTATTATCAGTTTCGTCTGAAAAAGTTGATGAGGAAGCATCGTCTGAACACCTGTTTCATAAAATTGACATAGTAAGTAAATATATAGTTAAAAGAaatgttattaaaaaaaattaagttttAGCATGGTACCTAAAAACTGATTGCCTATTTGCCAACTCATTTTCAGTATCGTACATGTATAACTGACAAAATTTAGGTTTCTCTCCGTTTTCTGGCACAAGACTACCAATAGAATGATAATTTTCACCACTAATTCTGTAGCAAAAAGGAGCATTATCAGTATTAACGGTGTGGTCAACCTTACCACCCATTGACGTAAACGCAAACATATAATTGTAACGTCGAATGTTCTTCAAAAAGTGCCTGCTTTCATTATCATTGGACATGAATAGACTTTTATAATAAGGTGTCGCAGATTTGTAATCAGGTAACACAACTTTGGCATAAGCACAACATAACATATGACATATTTTGCCACCCTCTTTTCTTCCGCTTCCTTTCTCTGCATCCCATAACTTTGCATAACAAACTTTACAAGTAATAACTTGATCACCATGATCCAAATAATCTGTTAAAACATACAACATTAGAGTTATATATACAACATTCATTAAAATAATAAGATATACATATTTATGAGTTGATATTTTTACATTATGTAGCATTACTTATCAACAAACCTAACCTGTAGAAACACCTTTATAAGGATCTCCTTCTACGGTTTCCTCTGTGGTCAAGTCGATCATTGGTATAGGAGATGAAATACATGGTTTGCATACCAACTTACGTTTCCCAGATGATAGCCTTGGCAAATTACAATTCAAAGATGATGTGCGGTTGGTTGATGTGATGCCAGTTGAAATATTTATTCTAAAACCATTTTCTCTCGTTGTCAGATTGCTGGTACTACAACTAATGTTACCTAGTACAATTAACAAAAAGCATAGTCAAAATATCGatgcaaaacaatacaaacataataaaatatataaacattAAATTAATAAATTACTTACTTGTTACCATACTTGAGGGACTTGGAGTAACATTATTAGCCACATCAGGAGTGGATTCAAAATTGTGACAACCAATAACATTGACTATGTTATCCGATGTAACACCTATGGTAGTAGATCTTCTTTTGTCAATAATAGATCTAGGTAATCGCATGTTATCTCTATCCTTGTTTTGTAGAATCCGAGTCACTAATAGAAAATATTAAAGCACAAAAAATAAATTCATTGTCACGtatttatataaaatttaattcATACTAAacgtaattaaaataatatataataaattaaacAAAAGTATAGCTTATAAAATAACATACCATCAGGTGAAACTGGACGATGTTGTGTAACAGACGGAGTGGAAGTGGAATTAATATTGGTGGATACAATATTGAGGGATGACAATGTAGTTCCTCCATTTGATCTCTTATTATCCAAGTATAATTTCCTTAATTTCCTTCTATGAGATGCCTCGTCTTGAGTAACAATTGGGAGGACAACTAACAGAAAATCGTATACATATTGACAAAAATTATAatcaacaaacaaaaacaaatcaAAATAGTTAGCTGTAAATCAAGAAAGGATAATTTtcattttgttataaaaatatatagCTAAAATAATACCATTGGTTATGCTTGATAAAGGTCTTCTGCCTCGTCGAACTTTGAAGtgacataaataaaaaaaatggaagaatTAATAAACAATTCGAGCATCATAGATAGCTAACTAAGTAGGCGTAAAAGAATCGAAATGGACAATGAAGGAATTAGTGTTATACCGTTAACAATGTCGGTGGATGTGTTTCCATTTCGGTGAACTGcgcataaatatatatatatatatatatatatacacactcaaatagttgttaaactaattatcatGTGCCCGCTAATTTTAAAGTTATTGTTTTTTAGGAATGAGTAGGAAAAAAGCTGAAAAACTTTAAATAACTTACCATCCTGAGTGTTTTCGTTATCAATGTCATTGTATACGGAGTCAGTCTTTGGTCGTTTAGGCATTGctggaaatttaaaaaaaaagtgttaCATTAAAGAGTTGGTATGTTGGATCACATGTTAAGTAATATTTAATCAATCCAGATTCATATATAAACTCTAACAAACCATTATGGTGGTAATTGTGTACATCGATCTCTATTTTATACGGACTCATAAATCATAAAATTGATGTAAACAGATATAAACAAAAAACAGTTGCACACCAGTCTATATCAACAATAGAATGAATTAACATTAATGAACAAAAAATAATATGAAAAACATCataatttataaaaacaaaataaaacaaaaaatttatataaataaagtaaGTACTTGGGAACAATAAAAACAGAACCAAAACAAATTATATAACTTCTAACTAAAAGGAGAAATAATAGTCTCTATGAATAACACTCCGTTAACTCAGTTAAATGTATTAACATCTTGTACATAATGCAACTCTTTGCTCGTTAGTTTGACGGTAACCATATGTCCCCATTCACTCATTAAAATCCATGTGTTGTACTCCATTATATGTGGTTGGTGCCGCCTACTTTGGAAAGAAACTGTTTAAGAATTCTGAAAAGATAAAACCTTATGCCATACTTCACCTTCGAGTTTGAAGAGTTCAACAATAAGCTCTTCAGGTTCGGAAACAACAAACATGTGAATCTTCCGGTTTAATGTGATAAGATGCCCTTGGCTAGGAATAAGATCTTTACTCAAAGGAAAATTAATAAGTTTGAATGTTTCAGATAAAACATCAAAAGCAACTATAAACTTCTTTCCAATTACCCACCAAGATTGTGAAACAATGAAGTATACAGTCTTAGCGGATAGTGTTCCAACAGACCAGGCATAAGAACTTGAACCAAAGTTAGTTGCATTCATGAATTCGACATCTCTCCATATACCAAAACGTTGAGAATAGACACTTGCAAATACATTATGGTATCGACGTTTGATGTGGAGTACTTTAAGGTCGTTAGATTGATCATAGTAGATAGCGCTAGTATCATATTCGTGATCGTATCCATGTTTAGGGTAGTCATCAGATAAAATAGTATACCAATTAGTAGTTGGATTCCAAAGGATAAGTTTTCTAATACAGTAAACTAATAAAAGTCCGTCGAGAGAAGAAAGAAAACGTAATGACAGTGGTGGAGTCTCGAAAGGAAAAATATACTTTTCGTTGAACCAAATTCAATCTTGCCACAGATTACGTTATCAACATCTATTGACATATCATTCAAATATATTAGCTTCCGATTTTTAGCTTTATTAAGGCATACACAATGCAAAATGGCAAACTGATTAGTTGATAATTCTGCACACCATGCTTTACTAACACATTTGAATTGACAAATTGATTTTGCAGGGAGCCTAAACAAAACTTCCACGACTGAGGTGTCAAAATCAATAGCTTCCATGATCTGAACTACATCggaagaaaaaaaaatatgaaatacatAACAATGATGATTTgtgtatatatctatatatatatattactataaAGATACATTATAATCACAACATGTAACTTAAGTGAATGATACTATGCGAAAACAAATATTgtgaaaaaaaaacatacaagTTCAAATAAAATGTTAAATCATTAGAATAACAATAGATTAAAATACAAAGTGAACAAACTAACCGAGTTCAAAGGTTGAATCACCAGGAGCAAATTAGCAACGGAAGAAACGTGTTTTGATCAATTCTTATTGAATCAGCCAATACGAAATGAAAGGGTGATATAGAACTAACAAATTTAAACAACTCTATATCAATATATAGAGATAGAATATACAAAAAAATGGAAATATATTTATGTAATATGTTACTTTTGGAAGTGATTAAATTGTAATATAGATTTCCATAAATAAATTTACTTACCTTATATTCAATATTTTTTTAAGGAAAATGAGATTGATCACATCTTTCCAATTAAATAACAAAATTGTATTGTGGAAATATGAAGATTGTAACTACTTACTAAAATAGACATATCAAACACTAACAACATTGAACCTATTACAAAACAAGTTATTGGTATCATTACAAAACATGTAAATAAACTAAACCATAGTAAAGTAAGCAAAGTTTTCATGTTCATCAACCAAACCACCAAAATGTATCTATTTAAAAGACTAACAAACAACTTACCAAACCATAGCTGTTTTAAACAAAATGTATACCGGTCTTCCTTAGATCGAAGTTACATCATTCAACACAATCTTCCTCTGTGAAGTTACATATGTGAAGTGCAGCATGTGTCCAAACTGCAACCGGTTATCTTCCATGAATTTCCTCCAACCATCAACGGCGTAACGTAACGTACCACCGTTTAACTCTGTCTTTGTTTCATAAACTTCAACATCACCATTCATGTTTTGCACAGATAAAGGTTGCAAGGTTTCAGACAGGCCTGCTCTATTTACAACCTCAACAGGAAGCCGCTAAATGCGTTGAAAGAAAGCAAAATATAAGTgaatagaaaaaattaaaaaaatatgatGGTAAATCATGTAAAATAAACCTACCAGCCTATATTCTGCTTTACGACTAAAGTTGAAGAATTCAGGATCCATGCCGACACCGGAAACTTTGCTTGCATTCCTTGTAACCTTCTTTCGATGCTTCACATTTTGAACAGCAGTTAACCGTTTCTTTGCCTTGTTTAAGAAAAAAAACTATACAGAGGTAGTTAACACCAAATATATTATATATTGTACAATTAAAGTTATCTTATACCAAGACTATTTATGAAATTGGATAACATACTGATTTGGCTGCCAAACAATTATTTTACTTAAATAATTTTACACATAATAAATACACTTTGTACGACTTATAAAGAATTAAGAACATTGAATCTAAACTTATTCACTTTTTACTAAATTAATACTCGATTCATTCTACTTGAACATGAATCTCAACAGATTCAACTTGaccacaaaaaaataaaatacgaaAGATTctataatttaaattttaaacttGTTATTCAGCAACAATTCTATCAAACCTTATGAATATAACTAAGCAAACAATGACAATAAAAATGGATATTagtaaaattaataaaaatacataaaatatTTAATACCTTGACAGTTTCAGCAGATGTTGTAGAACGTTTTCGGCCTTTGCATTCTTTGTTCAAATTCTCGACTGTGTCGGATCGGTCGACAAAAAGTTtagcttttccttttcctttaacCTGTTGTGAAAGAATAGAGTTAGCACATCCAATATTTTACATcttatatgttttataaatttatagCTAAAATTAAACTGCATCATATTCCATATACAAAATGTAATATATTTTGAGGAAAAAACGGCCAACATACATCCCAGACAGACTTTCAATTCGATCTAATAAAGCTGCAGTTAATTTTTCTAATATACTAAAGTTATTAAATTAATTGTACAATGTCATCAGTATTGAAATACTATTTGACTAATAAACCTAGGAAATAAACAATGTAGTTGTTAAACCTCTAATACAACTCATATGAGCATTGAAACTATTTCATGTACCTTACTTATCCAGCAAATTGATTAAACAATGTGTTTGtacaaacaaacaaccaaaaACAACCTATAACACTAATGATATAGATGCAACCGTAGGTTTCAAATCAGTACTAACGTTCGTATGGGTTAATTCAAGCTTGAATTTatgtttatgagttataataccAATTATCATAactaaattaatataaatatattttagtGGTGGTAAACTTACATCTTGCATTGTCTCTTTAACATGAACCTTCTTCGATGTACGTGACAGGACTGTTCCCGATGGACTTTCATCAGGAGTTGGCTGGTTATCATCTTCCTCTATGTCCTGCAAACatcattttgaaaaaaaaatcaaagaaggaTAAAAATGGATACAAAATGTATTACTTAATAAATTCGAACCTTAAAAAGCGTTTTTAAGTAATCGGCCTTAGAGATCTGaaatacatcatcatcatcatcatcatcagattcaACCTTCTTGCTCAACCTTATCTCAACCTCGTCTCGATACACGGTTAAGCCAAACATAACATCATCAAGTTTTTCAAAAAACAGTAAATCATCTTCTTGAACGCCAAGATCGTTGCAAAGTTGAGTCCAACCTTGTGAAAATACATAGTTTGAATTAAACTTACTTGTTGACACTGTCCACGGAGAACCCTTATAATTTATTTCATATGAGCCAGCCACTACATTGTCTTCAAAACATTGTTGAACAAAAGAATCTTCAATGATCTACATAATATGAAGCATAATACATTGAGTTTCCACTTGTACGTTAGATTATAAAGTGTGAAACACATGTTAATGATAAAATGTAATGAAAATAAAATGAGATTACATACCGTAAAACCCAATCTTAGATGACGATTAATTGTGAAATAAGATTGATTACAGACGCCATTAACATAAGATGAAAGATGGAGACCAAAATGGTTCAATGGAAGAAATGTCAGCAGACAATCCTTTTGAAGTTTGAGTTCTGAAACAATTGTTTGCCCGCCATCAGTTAAGACTGGCATACATTTTACTCGTTTCAACATTACGACCCAAATTTTCCCACTTGAGTGATATATACGCAGCTTCCTATCGGCCCAATCCTCTCCATAGAATTGAGTAACAAAGGTGATCGGGACATCctgtatatatattaatattaagtATATTTAGTATTATAAGTTTCAAACATCAAAATACTAAAAAATAATACTCAAAAAACTGAATTATAGGTAACATAAAGAATGCTTACTATACTTAATGATGATGGGTTCAGAAGATACTTTACAAACGAAGTATACATTTTCAAACCTGCAACAATAAATATGCTAAGACGAATGATTTCAAAAAACAAATAATTTGACATTCTCGTACTTTACCGAACACTAATCTATACAATATACACAAAAAACACTACAGACAGAACATTGATTCGACTATAAATACTGAAGATTCAAATCATACAAAAACCAAAGTTATATggttcaaaaattcaaattttctATGACCTTACAGACAATATTATAACTAATTTTAATGATTCTGAAGATTAAAGTTCTTATACCCGTATCTATCAAATTTTAAGTGA encodes the following:
- the LOC110914461 gene encoding uncharacterized protein LOC110914461 gives rise to the protein MNATNFGSSSYAWSVGTLSAKTVYFIVSQSWWVIGKKFIVAFDVLSETFKLINFPLSKDLIPSQGHLITLNRKIHMFVVSEPEELIVELFKLEAMPKRPKTDSVYNDIDNENTQDVVLPIVTQDEASHRRKLRKLYLDNKRSNGGTTLSSLNIVSTNINSTSTPSVTQHRPVSPDVTRILQNKDRDNMRLPRSIIDKRRSTTIGVTSDNIVNVIGCHNFESTPDVANNVTPSPSSMVTSNISCSTSNLTTRENGFRINISTGITSTNRTSSLNCNLPRLSSGKRKLVCKPCISSPIPMIDLTTEETVEGDPYKGVSTDYLDHGDQVITCKVCYAKLWDAEKGSGRKEGGKICHMLCCAYAKVVLPDYKSATPYYKSLFMSNDNESRHFLKNIRRYNYMFAFTSMGGKVDHTVNTDNAPFCYRISGENYHSIGSLVPENGEKPKFCQLYMYDTENELANRQSVFRCSDDASSSTFSDETDNKLIQQIKAMLDANNVLVKIYRMVRDCFQQNSNTTLKLRLIGKREQDGRTYNLPTSSEVAALIIGDIDNALENRDIVVEIQTGSLKRISELHPSYLALQYPILFPYGDDGYRIDIPHRGVIDVTNKKRPNCTMREFFAYRVQDRSNQFSLILNSRRLFQQFLVDAYTMIESERLNFIRFQQHDLRSDTYESIRKLIYNGQQDLSKVGKRIFLPSSFTGGSRYMMKNYLDAMAICKWYGYPDFFISITCNPKWPEVQRFLKDINLNPEDRPDILSRMFKIKLDAICKDLKDRHLFRKASAVSYLFV